From the Rhinatrema bivittatum chromosome 3, aRhiBiv1.1, whole genome shotgun sequence genome, one window contains:
- the LOC115088723 gene encoding uncharacterized protein LOC115088723 isoform X1 codes for MNHHALASSHLLQDLAACCGVSPLLICSKIWLPAVGCLLLGLLLPCCCVFICSITAAAGPCACSPAGWLLEPCCPGSLAVLYQCTLSTWTVWALCWNSAALALWLSSTSVLFQHGQSGAFAGTLLPWLSGCPLSVHSFNMDSLGPLLELCCPGSLAVLFQCTLSTWTVWGLCWNSAALALWLSSFSALFQHEQSGAFAGTLLPLLSGCPLPVYSFNMDSLGPLLELCCPGSLAVLFQCTLSTWTVWGLCWNSAALALWLSSFSALFQHEQSGAFAGTLLPWLSGCPLSVHSFNMDSLGPLLELCCPGSLAVLFQCTLSSWTVWGLCWNSAALALWLSSFSALFQHGLSGAFAGTLLPWLSGCPLSVHSFNMDSLGPLPLITLYSIITLSLTISTVAGVPRPVSTCPLCNHDSALCLHCYACICNLAVSIYIMYRFIMTVLCSEKELLYDVSSHVLADFEYLTHCHVCQQLNSTIC; via the coding sequence ATGAATCATCATGCGCTAGCCTCTTCTCATTTGCTCCAAGATCTGGCTgcctgctgcggggtgtctcctcttctcatctgctccaagatctggctgcctgctgtggggtgtctcctcctgggcctcctgctcccatgctgctgtgtcttcatctgctccatcactgctgctgctggacctTGTGCTTGTTCTCCTGCTGGCTGGTTGCTGGAACCCTGCTGCCCTGGCTCTCTGGCTGTCCTCTACcagtgtactctttcaacatggacagtctgggCCCTTTGCTGGAACTCTGCTGCCCTTGCTCTCTGGCTGTCCTCTACcagtgtactctttcaacatggacagtctggggCCTTTGCTGGAACTCTGCTGCCCTGGCTCtctggctgtcctctttcagtgcactctttcaacatggacagtctggggCCTTTGCTGGAACTCTGCTGCCCTGGCTCtctggctgtcctctttcagtgcactctttcaacatggacagtctggggCCTTTGCTGGAACTCTGCTGCCCTGGCTCtctggctgtcctctttcagtgcactctttcaacatgaacAGTCTGGGGCCTTTGCTGGAACTCTGCTGCCCTTGCTCTCTGGCTGTCCTCTACcagtgtactctttcaacatggacagtctggggCCTTTGCTGGAACTCTGCTGCCCTGGCTCtctggctgtcctctttcagtgcactctttcaacatggacagtctggggCCTTTGCTGGAACTCTGCTGCCCTGGCTCtctggctgtcctctttcagtgcactctttcaacatgaacAGTCTGGGGCCTTTGCTGGAACTCTGCTGCCCTGGCTCtctggctgtcctctttcagtgcactctttcaacatggacagtctggggCCTTTGCTGGAACTCTGCTGCCCTGGCTCtctggctgtcctctttcagtgcactctttcatcATGGACAGTCTGGGGCCTTTGCTGGAACTCTGCTGCCCTGGCTCtctggctgtcctctttcagtgcactctttcaacatggactgtctggggcctttgctGGAACTCTGCTGCCCTGGCTCtctggctgtcctctttcagtgcactctttcaacatggacagtctggggCCTTTGCCTTTAATCACATTGTACAGCATCATAACCTTATCTCTTACCATCAGTACTGTAGCAGGGGTGCCACGTCCAGTTTCTACATGTCCTTTGTGTAACCATGATTCTGCTCTATGTCTACACTGTTATGCCTGTATATGTAATTTGGCTGTTTCCATATATATTATGTACAGGTTCATAATGACAGTGCTGTGCAGTGAAAAGGAATTATTGTACGATGTGTCATCACATGTCCTTGCAGATTTTGAGTACCTAACACATTGCCATGTATGTCAGCAGTTGAATAGTACAATCTGTTAA
- the LOC115088723 gene encoding recQ-mediated genome instability protein 1-like isoform X2, giving the protein MQHPLQLDAETQVEQEELIPSQEYPPFTGLNVSLDIDTFMKDTAGWRGRTSSPTHSSGSEGMPVLRPHGISTPSSQPTLTYSPPPAAPPAAPPAAPLAATPVAPPDAPPAAAMDRPMTTSQGLRLGAEIQYLRWVMQRQNRILQHGIASSSQDASTIAAAVTTMTNVLSHILERMPYQALESSSLASTPHSSPGRGRGRRGQTSKTMPPPRGKGPRGKGP; this is encoded by the coding sequence ATGCAGCATCCCTTACAGCTCGATGCAGAGACACAGgtggagcaggaggagctgaTACCCTCACAGGAGTACCCACCATTCACCGGCCTGAATGTCTCCCTGGATATCGACACCTTCATGAAGGACACAGCTGGCTGGAGAGGAAGAACCAGCAGCCCTACGCACTCCTCAGGCAGTGAGGGGATGCCAGTGCTGAGGCCCCATGGGATATCAACCCCATCTAGCCAGCCAACACTGACATATTCACCACCTCCTGCAGCCCCTCCTGCAGCACCACCGGCAGCACCACTTGCAGCCACCCCTGTAGCACCACCTGACGCTCCACCGGCAGCAGCAATGGATCGGCCCATGACAACCTCGCAGGGCCTGCGCTTGGGAGCAGAAATTCAATACCTGCGTTGGgtaatgcagagacagaacaggatcctgcagcatggGATAGCTTCCAGTTCCCAGGATGCGAGCACCATAGCCGCTGCCGTCACCACCATGACGAACGTACTCAGCCACATCCTGGAGCGCATGCCCTACCAGGCATTGGAATCCTCCTCACTGGCGTCAACCCCCCACAGCAGTCCAGGACGGGGACGAGGCCGCAGGGGTCAGACCTCCAAAACAATGCCACCTCCAAGAGGCAAGGGCCCACGTGGCAAAGGGCCCTAA